The following are encoded together in the Novipirellula artificiosorum genome:
- a CDS encoding calcium/sodium antiporter: MSESMWVACQLTLGLACLVGGGELLVRGAVAIAATLRISPLVIGLTVVAFGTSAPELGVSLQAAMSGNADVAVGNVVGSNIINVLFILGAASIITPLVVSSQLVRLDVPVMIVSSITVWFMASDGSISRGEGLLLFGSLIAYITYCIRKSRSENRNAKPEFAEDFPHRPELEKGLSTQQSLLLNVAFVVGGLVLLGLGSKWLVGGATTIATALGVSQLVIGLTIVAIGTSLPEVVTSIVASYRGERDIAVGNVVGSNMFNLLCVLGLTATVSPAGVNVASSAIQFDIPVMVAVAVICLPVFMDGNIIRRWEGALFLLYYATYNAFVVFTAKNPLSPPRASLLLTWVVVPLTVVPVIVSIVTRRKKRRSKKTS, encoded by the coding sequence TTGAGCGAATCGATGTGGGTGGCGTGCCAGTTAACGCTGGGGCTTGCCTGTCTTGTCGGCGGTGGCGAATTATTGGTTCGCGGTGCGGTAGCGATTGCCGCGACGCTACGGATTTCGCCCTTGGTGATCGGTTTGACGGTGGTAGCCTTTGGCACCAGCGCGCCAGAACTCGGGGTGAGTTTGCAAGCGGCGATGAGTGGCAACGCAGACGTCGCGGTGGGCAACGTCGTCGGCAGCAACATCATCAATGTTCTATTCATCTTGGGGGCGGCATCGATCATCACACCGTTGGTCGTTTCAAGTCAATTGGTGCGGCTTGACGTTCCGGTGATGATTGTTTCGTCGATCACCGTTTGGTTCATGGCCTCCGATGGATCGATTTCACGCGGCGAGGGGCTGCTGCTATTCGGCTCCTTGATCGCCTACATCACCTACTGTATTCGCAAGAGTCGCAGTGAGAATCGAAACGCCAAACCAGAATTTGCCGAGGATTTTCCGCATCGACCCGAGTTAGAAAAGGGGCTATCGACCCAGCAATCGCTTCTTTTGAACGTCGCTTTTGTGGTCGGGGGATTGGTGCTGCTTGGGCTGGGGTCAAAATGGTTGGTCGGCGGGGCAACGACGATCGCGACGGCATTGGGGGTCAGCCAATTAGTGATCGGGTTGACAATCGTCGCCATCGGCACTTCGCTTCCGGAAGTCGTGACGTCGATTGTCGCCAGTTACCGTGGCGAACGCGATATTGCGGTAGGAAACGTCGTCGGCAGCAATATGTTCAATCTGCTCTGCGTTCTCGGTTTGACAGCCACTGTATCGCCGGCAGGCGTGAACGTGGCGTCATCCGCGATCCAATTCGACATTCCGGTGATGGTTGCCGTCGCCGTCATCTGCTTACCGGTTTTCATGGACGGCAATATCATCCGTCGCTGGGAAGGTGCACTGTTTCTTCTCTACTACGCCACCTACAACGCATTCGTTGTCTTCACGGCGAAGAACCCGCTCTCTCCACCACGAGCTTCGCTGCTTCTCACCTGGGTCGTCGTTCCGCTGACGGTCGTTCCCGTGATCGTTTCGATCGTAACGCGACGAAAAAAGCGACGGTCGAAAAAAACAAGCTAG
- a CDS encoding metallophosphoesterase family protein has product MPIHFASQSRRTFLRSLSAAGTVAFLASHDRVSAASESTRSPAIDKNLIALLSDTHIPRNPSVEAHGVNMTDNLNDVISQISSLSVRPANLLINGDCAYLKGLPTDYANLANCLAPLDDLGISLHVTMGNHDDRTALYETFSEQRPAAAAVASKHVSVLECEFVNWFLLDTLTQVNVVTGEVGNEQLQWLARELDARRDKPAIVMAHHTPQYTEPEPGKPWSGISDTAAFFDVLDNRSHVRGFLYGHSHKWNVEERRHIKLVNLPPVAYLFSQGLPNGWVSARMSNDSLHLELQTLNPKHPDSHQQVEISWS; this is encoded by the coding sequence ATGCCCATTCATTTTGCATCCCAGTCCCGTCGAACCTTTTTGCGCAGTCTTTCGGCGGCCGGAACCGTCGCCTTCTTGGCTTCTCACGATCGCGTTTCCGCCGCATCCGAATCAACCCGCTCTCCTGCGATCGACAAGAACCTCATCGCGCTGCTTTCGGACACCCATATCCCCAGGAACCCCTCGGTCGAGGCGCATGGCGTCAACATGACCGACAACTTGAATGATGTGATTTCGCAAATCAGCAGCCTTTCGGTTCGTCCCGCGAACCTGTTGATCAACGGCGACTGTGCCTACCTGAAAGGTTTGCCCACGGACTATGCCAATCTGGCGAATTGCCTCGCACCGCTGGATGATCTTGGGATTTCGCTTCACGTCACGATGGGCAACCATGACGATCGCACAGCGTTGTACGAAACGTTTAGCGAACAGCGTCCCGCCGCCGCGGCGGTCGCGAGCAAACACGTCAGTGTGCTGGAATGTGAATTCGTCAATTGGTTCTTGCTCGACACGTTAACGCAAGTCAATGTTGTGACCGGTGAAGTCGGCAACGAGCAGTTGCAGTGGCTTGCTCGAGAACTTGATGCCCGCCGTGACAAGCCCGCTATCGTGATGGCCCACCATACGCCACAGTACACCGAACCTGAACCGGGGAAACCGTGGTCCGGGATCTCGGACACGGCAGCGTTCTTTGACGTCTTGGACAACCGATCGCACGTACGCGGCTTCCTGTATGGCCACAGTCACAAGTGGAATGTCGAAGAGCGAAGACATATTAAATTAGTGAACTTGCCACCGGTTGCCTATCTGTTTAGCCAAGGACTGCCCAACGGTTGGGTTTCCGCACGAATGAGCAACGATTCGCTTCACCTTGAACTGCAAACGCTTAATCCCAAGCATCCTGACTCGCATCAACAGGTCGAGATTTCATGGAGCTGA
- the pelA gene encoding pectate lyase — MNAKLIALVAMACGSFAAALDQACAEGPTGPKGPLKSEKASHLEPIDLSPFGSCIHHWRDLRDESRFIQVEKDQPSYRPEQVREIVNNILLFQRSNGGWPKDYDMTAVLTANQRAQVIATRDNDDTSYDNGNLHSQVAYLARAVSQVNDPRWRNACQSGFDFILRSQYAHGGFPQRFPKPNSYHAHITFNDGVMMGILNVLQDAAEGAKHFAWLDDDRRQQARRAVASGIDCILRCQIQRNGKRTGWCQQHHEETFQPQPARTFELASLCPQETTEIVRFLMRDASPSDEVNESVDSAIAWLKTVRLTNLRIEKVKSTRESFLRHDTDIDVVVIQDPNGKPIWARHYEIETDRPVFAGRDGIKKYELASIERERRTGTAWYGTWPQALLEREYPQWRNRK; from the coding sequence ATGAACGCGAAACTGATTGCACTCGTCGCCATGGCTTGTGGTTCATTCGCTGCCGCGCTTGACCAGGCATGTGCCGAGGGTCCAACCGGCCCCAAGGGTCCGCTCAAATCCGAAAAGGCTTCTCACCTAGAACCGATCGATCTATCGCCTTTTGGCAGTTGCATTCATCACTGGCGCGACCTGCGCGACGAGTCACGCTTTATCCAAGTGGAAAAAGACCAGCCTTCGTATCGCCCTGAGCAGGTGCGCGAGATCGTCAACAATATTCTGCTCTTTCAACGCAGCAATGGTGGCTGGCCAAAAGACTATGACATGACTGCCGTGCTGACTGCAAACCAACGTGCCCAAGTGATTGCCACAAGAGACAACGACGACACGTCGTATGACAACGGTAATCTCCATTCTCAAGTCGCCTATCTGGCTCGTGCCGTATCGCAAGTCAATGATCCAAGATGGCGAAACGCGTGTCAGAGCGGGTTCGACTTTATCCTCAGATCTCAATACGCTCATGGAGGTTTTCCTCAGCGCTTCCCCAAACCGAACAGCTATCATGCGCATATCACTTTCAATGATGGCGTCATGATGGGGATCTTGAATGTCTTGCAGGATGCTGCCGAAGGCGCCAAGCACTTTGCATGGCTCGACGATGATCGACGCCAACAAGCTCGCCGAGCGGTTGCGAGTGGAATCGACTGCATTTTGCGTTGTCAGATTCAACGCAATGGCAAGCGAACCGGTTGGTGCCAACAACATCACGAGGAAACCTTCCAGCCACAGCCAGCACGCACGTTTGAGCTGGCTTCCCTCTGTCCGCAAGAGACGACTGAGATCGTTCGATTTCTGATGCGTGATGCTTCACCGTCCGACGAAGTGAATGAATCGGTTGATTCGGCAATTGCATGGCTCAAGACCGTTCGTCTAACCAACCTTCGAATCGAGAAGGTCAAGTCGACCCGAGAATCTTTCCTGCGTCACGATACGGACATCGATGTCGTTGTCATTCAGGATCCGAATGGAAAACCGATTTGGGCAAGGCACTATGAAATCGAGACCGATCGCCCCGTCTTTGCCGGACGCGATGGGATCAAGAAGTACGAATTGGCTTCGATCGAACGCGAACGAAGAACTGGCACCGCTTGGTATGGCACTTGGCCTCAGGCTCTCTTGGAACGTGAGTATCCGCAGTGGAGAAATCGCAAATAG
- a CDS encoding EVE domain-containing protein, with amino-acid sequence MKTEPTTFSIDDLAAQVDQTTCWEGVRNYQARNLLRDEIEVGDRVLFYHSACKQPAVVGTAVVCKGGYPDPFQFDRKSKYFDPKSDPSNPRWYLVDIKLERIFDTPVTLAQLRDRASLKEMVLLQKGSRLSVQPVRKKEFDTVVKLAKSL; translated from the coding sequence ATGAAGACCGAACCCACGACTTTTTCGATTGACGATTTGGCGGCTCAGGTGGACCAGACGACGTGCTGGGAAGGGGTCCGCAACTACCAGGCTCGCAATTTACTGCGTGACGAAATCGAAGTCGGTGACCGAGTGCTGTTCTACCATTCCGCATGCAAGCAGCCTGCGGTGGTCGGAACGGCGGTGGTCTGCAAGGGCGGTTACCCCGACCCGTTCCAATTTGACCGAAAAAGCAAGTATTTTGATCCCAAGAGCGATCCGTCGAATCCTCGGTGGTACCTCGTCGACATCAAGTTAGAGCGGATCTTCGACACCCCGGTGACGTTAGCGCAACTTCGCGATCGGGCGAGTTTGAAGGAGATGGTGCTTTTGCAAAAAGGGAGCCGATTGAGCGTTCAGCCGGTGCGAAAAAAGGAATTTGACACCGTCGTCAAGCTAGCGAAATCGCTGTAA
- a CDS encoding HAD family hydrolase — translation MITSEFDVVIFDCDGTLVDSEPITTRVLVEYAGEFGFEMQFADALAMFAGVDMPAIRAYIESQIGANLPEGFTEEFRRRQEIELRRQLQPIAGARQLLEVMQLPFCLASNAPHKKIRINLEVTNLASFFPLERCFSAYDIDTWKPDPALFLYAAEKMGVDASRCIVVEDSEAGVRAGIAAGMQVVGYIPKGSPSWSNEVNVVIDSLTDLIPMLAAYEPG, via the coding sequence GTGATCACCTCTGAATTTGATGTCGTTATCTTTGACTGCGATGGGACGCTGGTCGACAGCGAGCCCATCACCACGCGCGTACTGGTCGAGTATGCCGGCGAATTCGGTTTTGAGATGCAATTCGCGGACGCGCTGGCGATGTTCGCTGGCGTCGATATGCCAGCGATCCGGGCCTACATCGAATCGCAAATTGGAGCCAACTTGCCAGAGGGGTTTACGGAGGAGTTCCGCCGCCGTCAAGAAATCGAACTTCGACGCCAGCTCCAACCGATTGCGGGTGCCCGCCAGCTTTTGGAGGTCATGCAACTTCCATTTTGCCTTGCCTCGAACGCGCCTCACAAAAAGATTCGCATCAATCTGGAGGTCACGAATCTGGCTTCCTTTTTTCCGCTTGAGCGATGCTTTAGTGCGTACGACATTGACACTTGGAAACCCGACCCTGCATTGTTCTTGTACGCGGCCGAGAAAATGGGCGTTGACGCCTCGCGTTGCATCGTGGTGGAAGATAGCGAAGCCGGCGTTCGAGCAGGCATTGCTGCGGGAATGCAGGTTGTTGGCTACATTCCAAAGGGTTCACCCTCGTGGAGCAATGAGGTGAACGTCGTCATCGATTCGCTGACGGACTTGATCCCCATGTTGGCCGCATACGAGCCCGGATGA